A single genomic interval of Trinickia acidisoli harbors:
- a CDS encoding MBL fold metallo-hydrolase, whose protein sequence is MSTPSAIYQVGAATITRVTEQTFAFDAARLFPALDPAVLRANASWLVPAHADHALASVQLSVHTWVIRLGGRVILVDTACGNGKDRPFGAIFHQLDTPYLERLAAAGVRPEDVDLVLITHLHVDHVGWNTRLVDGKWIPTFPNARYVFAAAERAFYDSPAAANRMMVFEDSVLPVIRAGLVDEIGDEGGTYLPGIRFIPTPGHCVGHMSIEIASEGQRALFWGDVVHHPIQVLEPDWSSSFCADRAAASVSRRRIFDYAADHDVSVFTSHFAGSSTGRIARDGHDGFVWRFAA, encoded by the coding sequence ATGTCGACACCTTCCGCCATCTACCAGGTCGGCGCAGCCACGATTACGCGCGTGACCGAGCAAACGTTCGCCTTCGACGCGGCTCGGCTGTTCCCCGCCCTCGATCCCGCGGTCTTGCGCGCCAACGCGTCATGGCTCGTGCCCGCGCACGCCGATCACGCGCTCGCATCGGTGCAGTTGAGCGTGCATACGTGGGTCATCCGCCTGGGCGGCCGCGTCATCCTCGTCGATACCGCATGCGGCAACGGAAAAGACCGGCCGTTCGGCGCGATCTTTCATCAACTGGATACGCCCTATCTCGAACGCTTGGCCGCGGCCGGCGTTCGTCCCGAAGACGTCGATCTCGTGCTCATCACGCATCTGCACGTCGATCACGTGGGGTGGAATACGCGCCTCGTCGACGGCAAGTGGATACCCACGTTCCCGAATGCGCGTTACGTGTTCGCCGCCGCCGAGCGCGCGTTCTACGATTCGCCTGCTGCGGCAAATCGGATGATGGTGTTCGAGGACAGCGTGCTGCCCGTCATCCGCGCCGGCCTGGTCGATGAGATCGGCGACGAGGGCGGAACGTATCTGCCAGGCATCCGCTTCATTCCGACGCCGGGCCATTGCGTCGGCCACATGTCGATCGAAATCGCTTCGGAAGGACAGCGCGCCTTGTTTTGGGGCGACGTCGTTCATCATCCGATCCAAGTGCTCGAACCCGACTGGAGCTCGTCGTTTTGCGCCGACCGGGCAGCGGCCTCGGTCTCGCGCCGTCGCATCTTCGACTATGCGGCCGATCATGACGTCAGCGTGTTTACGTCGCATTTCGCCGGGTCATCCACCGGACGCATCGCACGCGACGGCCATGACGGCTTCGTGTGGCGCTTCGCCGCTTAG